The sequence below is a genomic window from Oreochromis niloticus isolate F11D_XX linkage group LG3, O_niloticus_UMD_NMBU, whole genome shotgun sequence.
GTTGAGTTTGAGTTCCACTAAACTATATTTCTCCCTGGTATTAGTACTTCCTGTGGTGGGTAGATTTTCTAtggcaggggtgtcgaactccaggcctcgagggccgatgtcctgcaggttttacgtATCACCCTGGGtcgacacacctgaatcaaatgattagttagtctggagaacttcagggcATGTTGAGGAgctcatttagccatttaaatcagctgtgttggatcaaggacacatctaaaacctccaggacaccggccctcgaggtcTGGAATTGGACACCCGTGCTTTACACACTAACTGTAAATTCGGAAAGAGGCTCGGGAAAGGGAACACTTCACCTTGATTGTGTCTTTGACCTCTAAAACCGCTCAACTTATTgtaccattaaaaaaaacccaaaaagaacaaataaacaaaaacaagaagtgAAAAAAGTCATGAATACATTTACTTAATTCCTGTCCAGTTGTCATCATTTCAAACCCTCTCTGCTACTTCAGTGACTATAGATATAGTTGTGTGGCATATAAGGTATAATTATGTTTAAATTCTGTTAATATCACTGCTATtcgtgttgttgtttattttaagGTATTAATTGATAAGACTGGCAAGGTAAGGCAAAGGTGGCATACATGGTTTGTAGAACCAACTTTAGCAGgaataattttaaataataatttactGTGTGACTTTATCCATGTCTCgtatcattgtggaggaattttggcaaACTCTTTGCATTGTTTAAGTTCACTGACATTTGTAAACATTCAAGGatatttcaatcaggttgagatCTGGactagatttgctgctgtgcctgggatcattgtcctgtagAATGACCCAGTTTCACCCAAGCTGTTAGACAGAcatatttgactctagaatactgtGTTaaacagaggagttcatggtccaTTTAGTTACTGTAACGTGCACaagtcctgtggctgcaaaacaagcccaaatcatcacccctccatcACCGTGCCTCACagttgaggtgtttgtgctgatatgctggtTTTCTCCGATCGTGGTTCTGCACATTATGGCCAAACACTTTGGCCTAATCTGTGCAAAAGGACAgtcttttttctaattgtactattgcgaactttaacatttaacatgacaactgaggcctgtagggtctgagatgtagctcttgtgCATGGTCTGACCATAGGATGAATTTGCTGGGAAGATTGTGTGATTATGTTAGCACACACCTGAACGCTCCAGAcctgcaaactgccaaaaccttTGTGTCTTAATTCAAATGATATCCGTAACAGtgtgtttcattttttacacaccatttctgctttttgatttagtttttgttaaatttcATAATGACACTGCATAAATAAGTCAAGTTTTGTGGATCATTACAGGTTGTAGGTACTTAAATTAGGACCTGCTAAGGACGGGTAATTATTGTAATATTCTAATACATAAAACCTCAGAATTTAAAGAGGGTGTACTTTCTTTTCACCATGGTGAATGGCATTTCCAATTTTTTTGTAAGTTCTAATGTTCTAAAACATTTTCTCTAATGATTtataaaagaaatgtttaacCAACAATTAATCCAAAAATAAAAGCACCTAGCCTATTGTGaagttatatattatatatatggtaaatggtaaatggcctgtatttgtatagcgctttactagtccctaaggaccccaaagcgctttacacatccagtcatccacacacacattcacacactggtgatggcaagctacgttgtagccacagccaccctggggcacactgacagaggcgaggctgccggacactggcgccaccaggccttctgaccaccaccagtaggcaacgggtaaagtgtcttgcccaaggacacaacgaccgagactgtccaagccggggctcgaaccggcaatcttccgattgcaaggcgagctcccaactcttgagccacgatatTGCTATATACCTAATCTTTCTTATTACTTTCTCTGTCTCAGTCGTCactatttgttcatttttaagaGACTTCTGTTTTGAAAAGCGCTACATGAAAAAATTATGTCTGCATATTATATCAATACACATTTACACTGAGACTTGTTTAGTATGAGACTTGTCAGTCTCACACTAAGATGAGTTAATGAGAGTATTACATGAAAGTAACCCCTGCTTCAATGCTGGCACCTGGTGGCACTGTATCCACATGGTGGACTAAGCATTCATAAATAGTCATGGTTAACAAACCGGTCTCGAGGTGGGACATAAGCGTATTAAAAGTCCTCTGAGAAAAGAGAGCAGGCTCACTGAACTGAAATGAGGCGTTACTTACCTACTTGCCAACAGCATGATGCTAACACAACATGGCAGCTCACGGCGGCTCTTTGCTACTTTCTCAGCCTTACCAAGTAATTGGTGACCTGGCACCCCACCTGACATCGTAGGCTCAAGGAAGCGGGCCCAGAAAAGCAAACGGGTTCAGTTCTGCATGGGACTTCGTGGgattttgtacatttttcagAAGACTGCAGCACCATCAAAATCAAGGACATCTGTCTAGAAAATACCTAAACTTTCTTATATTAAATTCTCATCTTGATATGTCTggtgttttaattgtaatttcCAAGAACTGCAAAGTGCAgtaaaaaacagtttgaatgGCACAtggtttaaataaaacaaaaataaaaaataaactaagaaGCAAGTGAAAATTGATCAGCTCATTCATAAAattacagagaaaaaaggacaaatagagacgaaaaaggaaaaatatctGAAACACTATCCTTAAAACCCAGCCAGCAGTAACATATGGAAAAAAGTACTGGACCACCTACACATTAaacctacaggagctgctcaggTATAGATCCCCATCCCATGAAGCTCCCAGTAGACAGGagttgtgctgatgttaatgccagaggatgTTAGGATTTCTGTAGTTACATGGTCTGTGACTGTGCGGCTGAATCGCTGTGGTTCCTAAATGCTTCCACTTTGGAATAAAACCACTAAGAATATCTAAGTGGACAGTAATTTTACCAACCACCAAACCTgaattcagtgagctctttagaaCGACTCATTCTTTTGCAAAAGGCAGACTGCATGActagatgcttgattttatacacctgccggcctgaaaacacctgaattcaaagaatTAGGAGGTGTGGCCTAATGCTTTGCTGTATACAAGGTAAGTCTATAAATACTAGAGTGAAAAAAGTCACATAATGGACATATCCCTTAGATTCAATAATGGATGATGGATCATTGGATAAACAGTTGGATTTTGTATGCCACATTGTCAGTTATTGCACTTAAAATGTCACACAATGTCAAATTCCCATTGAGACCTCTTAAACCTTACCTGCAGTGTTCACCTGTAGAGCCACTTTATCTCAGTCAAGCTTGAACGTTCACTCTTGACCTTGTCAACCTAAGATCCACTTATTAGCTTCCGCAGCTTTCAGTCTAATGCAACAAGTGACGACACTTAAGTGATTGTAAAGGTCACATGATGACATTCTGAACCATCTTCGCCACAACTGAACAACTGACGGCCAAAAGATTGTAATTAAAGCTGCTGAAACAGTGAGTGAACCTTGTTATGACAAGTTTGTAGCTTCATTAGCTCCTCAGATTTATGGTATGTTAGTGTAGCAGCTTCATTTATGTTTACTTGACAAAACAAAGGAACCATATTCTAGTGAATGAGCAAAATAATGTTGGAGATAACGCTAACGAAGTCAGATATGGAAGAAAGACTGATCCACATTCaggaaatgaataaaaaagaataagaaaggGAGAAAGGAATAAGTTTTTTAGTCCTGGTCTAGGAGACACCACCCCATCCCCCTACTTCCACCCCAAACCCTGAGTAGGAAACgttatatatcatatatatatatggtggTATAGATGTTGCTGCAGGTACCTTTGCAATATCACTGTAAACAATACCATTAGAGGTACTGCAATGCCAGTACGGTACATAATGAAATCCAGTATTTGTAACATCCTGCATGGACCTGCAGGCATTCTGATGCCCTCTGACAGTGTGCTGAAAGCCCTGCACACAGGGTTATGTGATCCTGGGAGAGTGTGGAGTATTTTCCTATTCTCCTGTAGATGGAGGTCTCTGTTGTTTGGCTGACCGAGTTCGGTGCCaaatcatgtgtttgtgttttataaatCCCCTGAGAAGCCCggtgtttttttcactgacttGTCATGGGTCAAGTAGTTCTCTAAGCAGACTTTTCACTATGATTTTATAATACTATTCCTCGACCTTTATCTGGGGGTAATTTGCTTTTCCCATGCTTCTTTCATGACCTTTTATAAAAAAATTCTTAAGAGCTGTTTTGTTTATAGGATTTGGGACTTCACTGGACCCCAGGGCTGCCAATGCGAATGCATGCCTTACTCTGGTTGGGCTACTTTTCATTATCGGGATCTAGTGTCCATTTGGTGCTTTTCTCTGTGAAATTCTGTTGTTGTGGATGTTTCGTTTTTTCTTTAACTGTAACAAATTTCCCTTCTAAGAAGATACAGATATATCTTTATCTTCTTAGCACATTGTTGTTTGTAAACAAGTCTACGTAATGCACTTTATTGTCTGCCACTATTTATGGACTCCAAAAGAAATGAGGTCTAATTTGACCGAACACTCTTCCTCTAAGGAAGGTCATGCAATACACCCTATACACTGACAGAAGTTTCAGCTGATTACCCCAGGCTTGGTTGTAAATAAACTATACAAGAGGTCAGGATCCCTCCAAGAAGTTTGGTTTATTTTCTGTGGGAAAAGTGGAGAATATAACTTCATCAAGTGTCTAACAATTATTCAGCAATGAAGGCCAGTCACTCTTTGGTGGACATACAGATTATTGCATGTCTACATGTGGAGGGGTTTTAggttaaaaatgcattttaggagtaatacagtaataatataattataaaatatattttatgatTGACCTGCTCAGTGTACCTGAACTGTGATCGGTCAGTTATACTGATGCTttcatgtttatgtttgtttgatgctctgttggtgtttttaattgCCTCTTGGGgaataaataaagtgttttttgaATTTGAATCATGACTCATGAAATCTAaatagcattaaaaaaatgataaaagttGAAAACTACTTCTTTTTATAATCGCTTAAATAACAGATTATATCACAAACCAAATTCTTCCTTAGGCTCACTAATGAGAGAAATGAATGCAAAACTATTTACTCTCAATGACATGTCTATTTACGCCAATTTCACAAATTGCACACTGTGATGAGTAACCAACTTCAGCCAGATGTTGGTATAGCTTGCCCCCTAGTGGCCATCAGAAACATTGTGTTTGGTAATTGTAAGTAGTCAGGGGTCAGGTCTAAATACCCCAATAATTCATGAAAAACATCCATAGTTCTGGTGAAATATGCTATAAAACTGCAGGTCAAATCTTTTAACGTGTTTTTTATTCAATCATGGCCATTAACTAAAGTTATGTTACTGTCCAGGCAAAAGCTTGTAAGGTGCTTACATTATAATTCAGGTTTGGGCTTCAGACACAGCACATAAAGGCAAAATTGTGAAGCGGGAGTAGCGTCAGTAAAAAGTAACACTTCCATGTTTTTCTGCTTAATGTAGAAAGACAGACTCATTTCTTGCTTCTCTTGTTAAAGCTCTAATAGTGCTTCAGCAGCCAGGTGGGGGCAGGTACTCCAGGCAAAGTAAAGTAATTCCACCACCAGGgcttctctgctctctcctctcGGTTCTGGCTCAAATCAGCCATCTGGGTGTAGCGCTGGTACTGGTTGTAAGGGTCAAACTTGTCGTAGGTGCCCATGGACGAGATGGCGTCGTCCTCTTCCTGTGCGTCAGAGTCCACAGGCGCTTTCTGCAACACAAAGTCCACCCGGCCTGCAGTCTTCATGCGAGAGGGCAGCTGGATTTTCTTCGTGGCTCTGGTGTAACCTCGCGCAGAGGCGGAGACTATGTGGATGCCAGGAGTGAGGAGGCGCCAGTAGTCTCCATTTTCAGCTGGGGCAGGGAGAGAAAGGCTGAGTGTTTGGGCTTATAATTGACATGAATACATAGTACATGAGTACGAATATATTTGTAGAGAAATATTCATTTTACACATCAAGATGTGTTTACACAACTTGTAGAAACCCTGTAATACAAACTGTGGGAGTAGGTGTTTGGTACACAAAGAACTGCAATGACCTTAAATAACTTTAGCTGAAGTAAGACATTTATTTGGTTTTCAGGTACTTCACTTCCAGAACCTAGACAGGATTTTTAAGACAGACACCAGCGACGATATttggcaatttaaaaaaaaaaaatcttatatatcagatatttttttccttccaaacacaagaaaaaaaactaaaataaacagATTACTCAGATAATATGACAAAAAAGTTGAAATTTGTCAATTATTTTCAAAgttttgtgctgctgttgttggcaACTTGATGCTGAATCTTGTTTTACTGTCACAACAAGGTGTGGATTACTCGTTTACATGCGATGCTTCTCAGATTCTTGGTTATTGAATTTGTGGCCAAACGCATTTTACCCTAAGGGAAGTTGTAGAGTGCCTTACTGTGCGACAGTAACACTCATAACATGGTTGAAGGGTGGTTGGAAGGTTGTGATCAGAATAAACAATGATGTTATTGAGCTTTGTTATGAGCTTAATATGGGTTTTATGAAAAACCTGACACAGGAAGTTGTACTTACTACAACCTCAAAATGCCTTTTTTTGCCATTATAGCtcatatctttttaatatttaagaTGCTACATGTCTGAATTACTGAATAACAATCATGTTGGCCATATAGAGCTTAAAAATTGACTAAGAGAGAAAACTAATGTCATAACTAAATGAACTTTTGTAAAGGCGTATGTTTTGTTAGCAGGTGATAGTTATTACCTGTTGTAATGTCGTGCTGTATCCCTCTGACAGATATCCTGGCACCTTTTATAGCATTTCCCTCGTCATCTTTTACAATCCCTTTGATGCCGCGATGGGCCTGAGAAACAACACCCAAGAAACTCATTTACAAATAGATCATTTCATTCATCGCACTTGAGATTCAGTATGCTATTGCTAACATGTGCTGAACTGCCAGGCCAACAAAAAACAGGATATCTGCTAAAAGAGTCTTACTGCCTCCATAAATGAGAGCAAAGATTCTTGGTTTTCATGCCAGGCAAAGGCCAGTTCCTCTTCAGGGGGAAATCTGTCACACCCCACATTCACAGTCACCTCAAAGCAGTTGGTGTGGAGATAGTTGAAGTCTTGCATTCCtgaccacaaaaaaacaaaaatcctgcTTTATCCAGAAATCCTTGTAAACACACTCACGTGTTCATAATTGGTCTTACAGCACCCTCTAGTAGACTCAGCAGACAACAGCACTTTCCTTCCAGACTCAGAAATCTATTTAACTTCTCTGGATTTGTGTTTTCTCCCCCCCAACTCACCGCCTGCCAAGCTGGACCACTGAGCTCCATTAACGATCCCTTTCTGGCTGTGAGAACGAGACGATCCACAGCGTGCGTTTTCATTGGACATGGTTTCGTGGGCGTTTGCATAAGTTGCTGCGATAAATTTGAAAACCTGCAAAATGTAAAATTGGTTAACTGTTTCTCCCTTTGTTcagatgaaaaaataaacactgatttaaaCCACATGTCCACGGGGTTTTATGAAAAGCAATCACTGAAAATATCTGGAAAAGAAAACCAGGgcgaaaaaaataaataaaaaaatcagaatcTGCTGATCTTAATAATGTTTTGTCCTATTTTTTTGCcatctgttttctgttgttaGCGATGACTCATTGCTTCCTATCTTGCCTCAAAGAGCAGTAAACAGGCATGTCACTACGTTAAGTGTTTTATGGGAGCACACAGCAAATAATATTGAATACTACACCTTACTGTGATTTGCCAGTTGGGAGACACTAAGATGCAGTGAGAGGAGTCAAGGATGCCCAATTTGGGATGAGAAAGAGGGGAATATATACACTGAGAACTGGACCAAACATGCAATTAAATTAAGGTTAGGTTCACATCTAACACGTCCAACCCTTTATTGGAAACTTTCACCTGTTCTTATAACAGAAGAACTGTAATACGCTTAAGAAACATGCTCTTCATCTTGTAGTTTCTGCTTGTTTAGCATTGGTTAAGTAATAAACTAAAGCCTAAGGGGTTCACTGGTGACCTGGTGGATGTTAAGAGATTAAAAAGGCAAATCAAATAACCAGAATGTCTGTGGTTACAGTCAACAGTCTATTCTTTTTCCAGCTTCCTCTAAACATACACTACATGTTCGCACCTGTACTGATGACAGTAATAATTGAAGTCctttatattttctgttttttagggttTGTTTAGGTTTcgctttgttttttattgttacaaACTATTCTTCAACTCTATAAGTTTCCCAAAGAACCCTTTTTACCTTATCATCTGGGGTTGGGCAGAACATGTCGCCTCCCAGCGGGTGTTTGGACAGATCATAAGGGTAAGACACCACCAAGTCTCCACCGTGGAAGTTAGCGGAGAGCACAAACGGGATGGAGCGGACCCACTTCATGACAGCGTAGGTCTCCGGTGCAACCTGGATTTCAGCATTAACACTTCTTATTGCTCTAACTGATTAAGTCAGTTTATTCTAAAGAGGCACAGTTTGCAACAGCACAGCTCGTTATTCCGTAAAGTATGTGCAGTGTCATTCACTATATATGGATAAGGATTCATACTGTACCTTACCAAACCAGTAATAGTCTGGGATTGGGATGTGGTCGGTGCGGTAGCCCTTTAGTCTGCGTCTGCTGTAAACGATGGAGGTCAGGTCGGGGAAGTTTCTGTTCAGGTCGATGTTCTGGGCGTTATTTCGGCCGATGTTCAAAGAATCATATCTTTGATCCTCCTGAGGATTAAGTATTATTGCCTTAATAATATGTGTTTTAGATTGTAGCAGTATGAGTCATACAGAAATTGCTAATCCACTATAACAGACAACAATATATTCTGTAAAGTGAGCGTTTGGCTTTGTGCTCATAGGCATCAATTTACAGAGCTGATATTCTGCTTCACTGTAACAGGGGATCATGCATTACTAATTACTTAACTATTGACTCAAACTGCACATCAATATATTTACTGCATGTAACTGTAAATAGCTCACCTGCTCAAAATCGTAGTTATTGTCACTGACTCCAGAAACAGCCATCTCATACCCATCGGGGTTCATGGAGGGCAGAATGTGGATGCGGGTGGTGTTGATTAGAGTCTGGATTCGCTCGTTGCCGAGCAAATACTCTGAGCACAAGTGCTGAGCCAAGTAGATGAGTAGTTGGCGGCCAAGGACTTCATTTCCGTGCACGTTCCCAATATACTTTACCTCCGGCTCAACTGCAGAGAGCCACGTTTAAGTTTTACCTACATTTGtaagagaaaagaaagcagaCCTTATGAAGACTGAGGAGCCTGACTTACGTAGTTCGTGCTCTCCGGGATTGTTAGAGAACTCGATCACGAGCAGCTCTCTGCCCTCCATACTGCGACCTATGCTGTAGGTCCGGGCTATGCCGGAGCACTGCTCCTCGGTATTCTTTAAGACACTGATCAGGTCAGTGTTGGAATGATAGGTGAACTGCAAAGTGTCAGGGGAGTCCGCAGTGAGTAGAATATCCATGGCGTCAGCag
It includes:
- the LOC100691499 gene encoding carboxypeptidase Z, which translates into the protein MLLILLQLLVFASCAPPRCDPNFRGLCKPIIEEKPKCTDLMLSYCDDMSYAQTMFPNILGHKTREDAEAGAEYLLISVAESLLGGECNPEIRMLGCSVLAPRCEKEKVLKPCRSTCEAVRRRCSRTFDKIQMAWPYFLDCDRFFVSDQEGCYDPLEGLRGQEEEEAADAMDILLTADSPDTLQFTYHSNTDLISVLKNTEEQCSGIARTYSIGRSMEGRELLVIEFSNNPGEHELLEPEVKYIGNVHGNEVLGRQLLIYLAQHLCSEYLLGNERIQTLINTTRIHILPSMNPDGYEMAVSGVSDNNYDFEQEDQRYDSLNIGRNNAQNIDLNRNFPDLTSIVYSRRRLKGYRTDHIPIPDYYWFGKVAPETYAVMKWVRSIPFVLSANFHGGDLVVSYPYDLSKHPLGGDMFCPTPDDKVFKFIAATYANAHETMSNENARCGSSRSHSQKGIVNGAQWSSLAGGMQDFNYLHTNCFEVTVNVGCDRFPPEEELAFAWHENQESLLSFMEAAHRGIKGIVKDDEGNAIKGARISVRGIQHDITTAENGDYWRLLTPGIHIVSASARGYTRATKKIQLPSRMKTAGRVDFVLQKAPVDSDAQEEDDAISSMGTYDKFDPYNQYQRYTQMADLSQNREERAEKPWWWNYFTLPGVPAPTWLLKHY